One genomic segment of Streptomyces sp. TLI_146 includes these proteins:
- a CDS encoding DUF721 domain-containing protein has protein sequence MSEHSGNETPVPKVPESSGVDLARVALRAAKEQAKARGAAAQQKKQARRGGGLRSGARADGRDPQPLGAAINRLITERGWETPAAVGGVMGRWPQIVGDDLANHCVPLRYDEDPDERVLTVQCDSTAWATQLRLLAPQLVARLNADLGHGTVRMIKVLGPGGPPTRYGRLRAPGSTGPGDTYG, from the coding sequence ATGAGCGAGCACTCCGGTAACGAGACGCCGGTTCCCAAGGTTCCCGAGTCCTCCGGCGTCGACCTCGCGCGCGTGGCGCTGCGCGCCGCCAAGGAGCAGGCCAAGGCGAGGGGCGCCGCCGCGCAGCAGAAGAAGCAGGCCCGCCGTGGCGGAGGCCTGCGCTCCGGCGCCCGGGCGGACGGGCGCGACCCGCAGCCGCTGGGCGCCGCGATCAACCGGCTGATCACCGAGCGCGGCTGGGAGACCCCGGCCGCCGTCGGCGGCGTGATGGGCCGCTGGCCGCAGATCGTCGGCGACGACCTGGCCAACCACTGCGTCCCGCTGCGCTACGACGAGGACCCCGACGAGCGCGTGCTCACGGTGCAGTGCGACTCCACGGCGTGGGCGACCCAGCTGCGGCTGCTCGCGCCCCAGCTGGTGGCCCGGCTGAACGCGGACCTGGGCCATGGCACGGTCCGGATGATCAAGGTCCTGGGGCCGGGCGGCCCGCCCACGCGCTACGGGCGCCTGCGGGCCCCGGGCAGCACGGGGCCCGGCGACACCTACGGATGA
- the gyrB gene encoding DNA topoisomerase (ATP-hydrolyzing) subunit B produces the protein MLCQKGRFVADSGNPNENTPSTVVGENGEVTSSYDASAITVLEGLDAVRKRPGMYIGSTGERGLHHMVQEVVDNSVDEALAGHADTIDVTILADGGVRVIDNGRGIPVGIHPVEKKPAVEVVLTVLHAGGKFGGGGYAVSGGLHGVGVSVVNALSTKLAVDIKTDGYRWTQEYKGGAPTAPLERHEATNETGTSVTFWADGDIFETTEYSFETLARRFQEMAFLNKGLTIKLTDERESAKAVSGADSADESEDQQALTVSYHYEGGIVDFVKYLNSRKGELIHPTVIDVEAEDKERMLSAEIAMQWNSQYSEGVYSFANTIHTHEGGTHEEGFRAALTGLVNRYARDKKLLREKDDNLSGEDIREGLTAIISVKLGEPQFEGQTKTKLGNTEAKTFVQKVVHEHLTDWFDRNPNEAADIIRKAIQAQTARVAARKARDLTRRKGLLESASLPGKLSDCQSNDPTKCEIFIVEGDSAGGSAKSGRNPMYQAILPIRGKILNVEKARIDKILQNTEVQALISAFGTGVHEDFDIDKLRYHKIILMADADVDGQHINTLLLTFLFRFMRPLVEAGHVYLSRPPLYKIKWGRDDFEYAYSDRERDALVELGKQSGKRIREDSIQRFKGLGEMNAEELRITTMDVEHRVLGQVTLDDAAQADDLFSVLMGEDVEARRSFIQRNAKDVRFLDI, from the coding sequence GTGCTGTGCCAGAAAGGGCGCTTCGTGGCCGATTCCGGCAACCCCAACGAGAACACCCCGTCCACTGTCGTCGGCGAGAACGGCGAGGTCACATCCTCGTACGACGCCAGCGCGATCACCGTCCTCGAAGGCCTGGACGCGGTTCGTAAGCGCCCTGGTATGTACATCGGCTCGACCGGTGAGCGTGGTCTGCATCACATGGTGCAGGAAGTCGTCGACAACTCCGTCGACGAGGCCCTGGCCGGGCACGCGGACACGATCGACGTGACGATCCTGGCCGATGGCGGCGTCCGCGTGATCGACAACGGTCGCGGCATCCCCGTGGGCATCCACCCGGTGGAGAAGAAGCCGGCCGTGGAGGTCGTGCTCACCGTGCTGCACGCGGGTGGCAAGTTCGGCGGCGGCGGCTACGCCGTCTCCGGCGGTCTGCACGGCGTCGGTGTCTCCGTGGTGAACGCCCTCTCGACCAAGCTCGCCGTCGACATCAAGACGGACGGCTACCGCTGGACGCAGGAGTACAAGGGTGGCGCCCCGACCGCGCCGCTCGAGCGGCACGAGGCCACGAACGAGACGGGCACCTCGGTCACCTTCTGGGCCGACGGCGACATCTTCGAGACCACCGAGTACTCCTTCGAGACGCTCGCGCGGCGCTTCCAGGAGATGGCCTTCCTCAACAAGGGCCTGACGATCAAGCTGACGGACGAGCGGGAGTCGGCGAAGGCCGTCTCCGGGGCGGACTCGGCAGACGAGTCGGAGGACCAGCAGGCGCTCACGGTCTCGTACCACTACGAGGGCGGCATCGTCGACTTCGTGAAGTACCTCAACTCGCGCAAGGGCGAGCTGATCCACCCGACCGTGATCGACGTGGAGGCCGAGGACAAGGAGCGCATGCTCTCGGCCGAGATCGCGATGCAGTGGAACTCTCAGTACAGCGAGGGCGTTTACTCCTTTGCGAACACCATCCACACGCACGAGGGGGGTACGCATGAGGAGGGATTCCGCGCCGCGCTCACGGGCCTGGTCAACCGGTATGCCCGGGACAAGAAGCTGCTGCGCGAGAAGGACGACAACCTCTCGGGTGAGGATATCCGCGAGGGTCTGACGGCGATCATCTCGGTCAAGCTGGGTGAGCCGCAGTTCGAGGGCCAGACGAAGACGAAGCTGGGCAACACCGAGGCGAAGACGTTCGTCCAGAAGGTGGTGCATGAGCACCTGACCGACTGGTTCGACCGGAATCCCAACGAGGCCGCGGACATCATCCGCAAGGCCATCCAGGCGCAGACGGCACGTGTCGCGGCCCGCAAGGCGCGCGATCTGACCCGCCGCAAGGGTCTGCTGGAGAGCGCCTCTCTTCCCGGCAAGCTCTCCGACTGCCAGTCCAACGACCCGACGAAGTGCGAGATCTTCATCGTCGAGGGTGACTCCGCCGGTGGTTCGGCGAAGTCCGGGCGCAACCCGATGTACCAGGCCATCCTGCCGATCCGCGGCAAGATCCTGAACGTCGAGAAGGCCCGTATCGACAAGATCCTGCAGAACACCGAGGTCCAGGCGCTGATCAGTGCGTTCGGTACCGGGGTCCATGAGGACTTCGACATCGACAAGCTCCGCTATCACAAGATCATCTTGATGGCGGACGCCGATGTCGACGGCCAGCACATCAACACCCTGCTGCTGACCTTCCTTTTCCGCTTCATGCGCCCGCTGGTCGAGGCCGGACACGTGTACCTGTCACGCCCGCCGCTCTACAAGATCAAGTGGGGCCGGGACGACTTCGAGTACGCCTACTCCGACCGTGAGCGCGACGCGCTCGTGGAACTCGGCAAGCAGTCGGGCAAGCGGATCCGCGAGGACTCCATCCAGCGCTTCAAGGGCCTGGGCGAGATGAACGCCGAAGAGCTGCGCATCACCACGATGGACGTCGAGCACCGCGTCCTGGGCCAGGTCACCCTGGACGACGCGGCCCAGGCCGACGACCTGTTCTCGGTACTGATGGGCGAGGACGTCGAGGCACGGCGCTCGTTCATCCAGCGCAACGCCAAGGACGTCCGCTTCCTCGACATCTGA
- a CDS encoding DUF6344 domain-containing protein: MATSKLTTWWTALIGALVALLASLGLTGQATAAASVPQQAAAHHRGEKLLPETPNVRWALPSASALPPTMKQRIRAEAHGSSPSTRHLPGAHDENEGGDGAGGSTGDETPSRDDGDLVATP; the protein is encoded by the coding sequence ATGGCAACCAGCAAGCTCACGACGTGGTGGACCGCACTCATCGGCGCGCTCGTCGCCCTCCTCGCCTCCCTCGGCCTGACCGGCCAGGCCACCGCGGCCGCTTCCGTACCGCAGCAGGCCGCCGCGCACCACCGCGGCGAAAAGCTGCTCCCCGAGACGCCGAACGTGCGCTGGGCCCTGCCCAGTGCCTCGGCACTGCCTCCCACGATGAAGCAGCGCATCCGCGCCGAGGCCCACGGCTCCTCGCCGTCGACCCGGCACCTGCCCGGAGCCCACGACGAGAACGAGGGCGGCGACGGAGCAGGGGGCTCGACCGGTGACGAGACGCCCTCCCGGGACGACGGAGACCTGGTGGCCACACCCTGA
- the recF gene encoding DNA replication/repair protein RecF (All proteins in this family for which functions are known are DNA-binding proteins that assist the filamentation of RecA onto DNA for the initiation of recombination or recombinational repair.), translating into MHVTHLSLADFRSYARVEVPLDPGVTAFVGANGQGKTNLVEAVGYLATLGSHRVSSDAPLVRMGAERAIIRAAVTQGERSQLIELELNPGRANRARINRSSQVRPRDVLGIVRTVLFAPEDLALVKGDPGERRRFLDELVTARSPRMAAVRSDYDRVLKQRNTLLKSAAMARRHGGRGMDLSTLDVWDQHLARAGAELLAQRLDLIATLQPLADKAYEQLAPGGGPVALEYRPSAQGEAVAREDLYGQLMAALADVRKQEIERGVTLVGPHRDDLLLKLGQLPAKGYASHGESWSYALALRLASYDLLRAEGNEPVLVLDDVFAELDARRRERLAELVAPGEQVLVTAAVDDDVPGVLAGARYEVAAGEVARV; encoded by the coding sequence ATGCACGTCACGCATCTCTCGCTGGCCGACTTCCGCTCGTACGCCCGGGTCGAGGTTCCGCTCGACCCGGGCGTCACCGCTTTCGTGGGCGCCAACGGCCAGGGCAAGACCAATCTCGTCGAGGCGGTCGGCTATCTGGCGACCCTCGGCAGCCACCGCGTCTCCTCGGACGCGCCGCTGGTGCGGATGGGCGCCGAGCGGGCGATCATCCGCGCGGCCGTGACCCAGGGCGAGCGCTCCCAGCTGATCGAGCTGGAGCTGAACCCGGGCCGCGCGAACCGGGCCCGTATCAACCGTTCCTCGCAGGTCAGACCCCGTGACGTGCTGGGGATAGTGCGGACCGTGCTGTTCGCGCCGGAGGATCTGGCGCTGGTCAAGGGCGACCCGGGCGAGCGCCGGCGGTTCCTGGACGAGCTGGTCACCGCGCGCTCCCCGCGCATGGCGGCCGTGCGCTCCGACTACGACCGCGTCCTCAAGCAGCGCAACACCCTGCTGAAGTCCGCGGCGATGGCCCGACGCCACGGCGGCCGTGGCATGGACCTGTCGACGCTCGACGTGTGGGACCAGCATCTGGCGCGGGCGGGCGCGGAGCTGCTCGCCCAGCGCCTCGACCTGATCGCGACGCTCCAGCCGCTCGCCGACAAGGCGTACGAGCAGCTGGCGCCCGGCGGCGGCCCGGTCGCGCTGGAGTACCGCCCCTCGGCGCAGGGCGAGGCCGTCGCCCGTGAGGACCTGTACGGCCAGCTCATGGCCGCGCTCGCCGACGTACGCAAGCAGGAGATCGAGCGGGGCGTCACCCTGGTCGGGCCGCACCGCGACGACCTGCTGCTCAAGCTCGGCCAGCTGCCCGCCAAGGGGTACGCCAGCCACGGCGAGTCCTGGTCGTACGCGCTGGCGCTGCGGCTCGCCTCGTACGACCTGCTGCGGGCCGAGGGCAACGAGCCCGTGCTGGTCCTGGACGACGTCTTCGCGGAGCTGGACGCCCGGCGCCGCGAACGACTGGCGGAGCTGGTGGCCCCGGGCGAGCAGGTGCTGGTCACGGCGGCCGTGGACGACGACGTGCCGGGCGTCCTCGCGGGGGCGCGGTACGAGGTCGCCGCCGGAGAGGTGGCGCGGGTATGA
- the gnd gene encoding phosphogluconate dehydrogenase (NAD(+)-dependent, decarboxylating), with the protein MELGLVGLGKMGGNMRERIRRAGHTVIGYDRNPDVADVHSLEELVGKLKGPRVVWVMVPAGAATQSTIDELAELLSPGDVVVDGGNSRWTDDEKHAVELGLKGIGFVDCGVSGGVWGLENGYALMYGGDAENVAKVQPIFDALKPEGEFGSVHAGKVGAGHFAKMVHNGIEYAMMQAYAEGWELLEKVDSVTDVREVFRSWQEGTVIRSWLLDLAVNALDEDEHLDQLRGFAADSGEGRWTVEAAIDNAVPLPAITASLFARFASRQDDSPQMKMIAALRNQFGGHAVESKK; encoded by the coding sequence ATGGAGCTCGGTCTCGTCGGCCTCGGCAAGATGGGCGGCAACATGCGCGAGCGGATTCGCCGCGCAGGCCACACCGTCATCGGTTACGACCGCAACCCGGACGTCGCCGATGTCCACAGCCTCGAAGAGCTTGTGGGCAAGCTCAAGGGCCCGCGCGTCGTCTGGGTGATGGTCCCGGCCGGTGCCGCGACCCAGTCGACCATCGACGAGCTGGCCGAGCTGCTCTCCCCCGGCGACGTGGTCGTCGACGGCGGCAACTCCCGCTGGACCGACGACGAGAAGCACGCCGTCGAGCTGGGCCTCAAGGGCATCGGCTTCGTCGACTGCGGCGTCTCCGGCGGCGTCTGGGGCCTGGAGAACGGCTACGCGCTGATGTACGGCGGCGACGCCGAGAACGTGGCGAAGGTCCAGCCCATCTTCGACGCGCTCAAGCCCGAGGGCGAGTTCGGCTCGGTCCACGCGGGCAAGGTCGGCGCCGGCCACTTCGCCAAGATGGTCCACAACGGCATCGAGTACGCGATGATGCAGGCGTACGCCGAGGGCTGGGAGCTCCTGGAGAAGGTCGACTCCGTCACCGACGTCCGCGAGGTCTTCCGCAGTTGGCAGGAGGGCACGGTCATCCGTTCCTGGCTGCTGGACCTGGCGGTCAACGCCCTCGACGAGGACGAGCACCTCGACCAGCTGCGCGGCTTCGCCGCGGACTCCGGCGAGGGCCGGTGGACCGTGGAGGCGGCCATCGACAACGCCGTGCCGCTGCCCGCGATCACCGCGTCGCTGTTCGCGCGGTTCGCGTCCCGGCAGGACGACTCCCCGCAGATGAAGATGATCGCGGCGCTGCGCAACCAGTTCGGCGGCCACGCGGTCGAGTCCAAGAAGTAA
- the gyrA gene encoding DNA gyrase subunit A gives MADENTSATTEPTEEEPVLRIEPVGLETEMQRSYLDYAMSVIVSRALPDVRDGLKPVHRRVLYAMYDGGYRPEKGFYKCARVVGDVMGTYHPHGDSSIYDALVRLAQPWSMRMPLVDSNGNFGSPGNDPAAAMRYTECKMMPLSMEMVRDIDEETVDFQDNYDGRNQEPTVLPARFPNLLVNGSAGIAVGMATNIPPHNLREVADGAQWFLSHPEASHEELLDALIERIKGPDFPTGALVVGRKGIEEAYRTGRGSITMRAVVAVEEIQNRQCLVVTELPYQTNPDNLAQKIADLVKDGKVGGIADVRDETSSRTGQRLVIVLKRDAVAKVVLNNLYKHTDLQTNFGANMLALVDGVPRTLSLDAFIRHWVTHQIEVIVRRTRFRLRKAEERAHILRGLLKALDAIDEVIALIRRSDTVEVAREGLMGLLSIDEIQANAILEMQLRRLAALERQKIVAEHDELQAKINEYNAILASPERQRQIISEELAAIVEKFGDDRRSKLVPFDGDMSIEDLIAEEDIVVTITNGGYVKRTKTEDYRSQKRGGKGVRGTKLKQDDIVDHFFVSTTHHWLLFFTNKGRVYRAKAYELPDAGRDARGQHVANLLAFQPDEKIAQILAIRDYEAAPYLILATKGGLVKKTSLKDYDSPRSGGVIAINLRETADGADDELIGAELVSAEDDLLLVSKKAQSIRFTATDDALRPMGRATSGVKGMSFREGDELLSMNVVRPGTFVFTATDGGYAKRTPVDEYRVQGRGGLGIKAAKIVEDRGSLVGALVVEETDEILAITLGGGVIRTRVNEVRETGRDTMGVQLINLGKRDAVVGIARNAEAGREAEEVDGPEGTEIDAAEGESAEAAVEGTEPSAGEHEE, from the coding sequence ATGGCCGACGAGAACACTTCCGCGACCACTGAACCCACCGAGGAAGAACCTGTACTGCGCATTGAGCCCGTCGGGCTCGAGACGGAGATGCAGCGCTCCTACCTCGACTACGCGATGTCCGTCATCGTCTCGCGCGCGCTGCCGGACGTCCGGGACGGCCTGAAGCCCGTCCACCGCCGTGTGCTGTACGCGATGTACGACGGCGGGTACCGGCCCGAGAAGGGCTTCTACAAGTGCGCCCGCGTCGTCGGCGACGTCATGGGCACGTACCACCCGCACGGCGACTCCTCGATCTACGACGCGCTCGTCCGCCTCGCCCAGCCCTGGTCGATGCGGATGCCGCTGGTCGACTCCAACGGCAACTTCGGTTCCCCGGGCAACGACCCGGCCGCCGCCATGCGGTACACCGAGTGCAAGATGATGCCGCTGTCCATGGAGATGGTCCGCGACATCGACGAGGAGACCGTCGACTTCCAGGACAACTACGACGGCCGCAACCAGGAGCCGACGGTCCTGCCGGCGCGCTTCCCGAACCTGCTGGTCAACGGCTCCGCCGGTATCGCCGTCGGTATGGCCACCAACATCCCGCCGCACAACCTGCGCGAGGTCGCGGACGGCGCCCAGTGGTTCCTGTCGCACCCCGAGGCCTCGCACGAGGAGCTCCTGGACGCGCTGATCGAGCGCATCAAGGGCCCCGACTTCCCGACCGGCGCCCTCGTGGTCGGCCGCAAGGGCATCGAGGAGGCGTACCGCACCGGGCGCGGCTCGATCACCATGCGCGCGGTGGTCGCGGTCGAGGAGATCCAGAACCGCCAGTGCCTGGTGGTCACGGAACTTCCGTACCAGACCAACCCCGACAACCTGGCGCAGAAGATCGCCGACCTGGTCAAGGACGGCAAGGTCGGCGGCATCGCCGACGTCCGGGACGAGACCAGCTCCCGTACCGGCCAGCGCCTGGTCATCGTGCTCAAGCGGGACGCGGTCGCCAAGGTCGTCCTCAACAACCTGTACAAGCACACCGACCTCCAGACGAACTTCGGCGCCAACATGCTGGCGCTCGTCGACGGCGTGCCGCGCACGCTCTCGCTGGACGCGTTCATCCGCCACTGGGTGACGCACCAGATCGAGGTCATCGTCCGGCGCACCAGGTTCCGGCTGCGCAAGGCCGAGGAGCGGGCCCACATCCTGCGCGGTCTGCTCAAGGCGCTCGACGCGATCGACGAGGTCATCGCGCTGATCCGGCGCAGCGACACCGTCGAGGTCGCGCGCGAGGGCCTGATGGGCCTGCTCTCCATCGACGAGATCCAGGCCAACGCGATCCTGGAGATGCAGCTCCGCCGGCTCGCCGCCCTGGAGCGGCAGAAGATCGTCGCCGAGCACGATGAGCTCCAGGCGAAGATCAACGAGTACAACGCGATCCTCGCCTCGCCCGAGCGCCAGCGCCAGATCATCAGCGAGGAACTGGCCGCGATCGTCGAGAAGTTCGGCGACGACCGGCGCTCCAAGCTGGTGCCCTTCGACGGTGACATGTCCATCGAGGACCTGATCGCCGAAGAGGACATCGTCGTCACCATCACCAACGGCGGCTACGTCAAGCGCACCAAGACCGAGGACTACCGCTCGCAGAAGCGCGGCGGCAAGGGCGTGCGGGGCACCAAGCTGAAGCAGGACGACATCGTCGACCACTTCTTCGTCTCCACCACCCACCACTGGCTGCTGTTCTTCACCAACAAGGGCCGCGTCTACCGGGCCAAGGCGTACGAGCTGCCGGACGCCGGACGGGACGCGCGCGGCCAACACGTGGCGAACCTGCTGGCCTTCCAGCCGGACGAGAAGATCGCCCAGATCCTCGCCATCCGCGACTACGAGGCGGCGCCCTATCTGATCCTGGCCACCAAGGGCGGCCTGGTGAAGAAGACCTCGCTCAAGGACTACGACTCGCCCCGTTCGGGTGGCGTCATCGCCATCAACCTGCGGGAGACCGCGGACGGCGCCGACGACGAACTGATCGGCGCGGAGCTGGTGTCGGCCGAGGACGATCTGCTGCTCGTCAGCAAGAAGGCGCAGTCCATCCGCTTCACGGCGACGGACGACGCCCTGCGCCCGATGGGCCGCGCCACCTCGGGCGTCAAGGGGATGAGTTTCCGCGAGGGCGACGAGCTGCTCTCGATGAATGTCGTCCGGCCCGGTACTTTCGTGTTCACCGCCACCGACGGCGGGTACGCGAAGCGGACCCCCGTCGACGAGTACCGCGTCCAGGGTCGCGGTGGCCTCGGTATCAAGGCCGCCAAGATCGTCGAGGACCGGGGCTCGCTGGTCGGTGCGCTGGTGGTCGAGGAGACGGACGAAATCCTCGCCATCACGCTCGGCGGTGGTGTGATTCGTACGCGAGTCAACGAGGTCAGGGAGACGGGCCGTGACACCATGGGCGTCCAACTGATCAACCTGGGCAAGCGCGATGCCGTCGTCGGTATCGCTCGTAACGCCGAGGCCGGTCGCGAGGCTGAAGAGGTCGACGGTCCCGAAGGGACCGAGATCGACGCGGCCGAGGGCGAGTCTGCCGAGGCCGCAGTCGAGGGCACGGAGCCTTCGGCCGGTGAGCACGAGGAGTAA
- a CDS encoding DUF3566 domain-containing protein, translating to MTDTRGPKARSDYEGHAAGALPGERDKPASGPAQPYHPPQAYPTSQNGTQGGQQRGGGSSSAAIRRPRTGARTTPRTRKARLRVAKADPWSVMKVSFLLSIALGVCTVVASAVLWMVMDAMGVFSSVGGTISEATGSNESNGFDLQSFLSLPRVLIFTSVIAVIDVVLATALATLGAFIYNLSAGFVGGIELTLAEDE from the coding sequence GTGACCGACACTCGCGGGCCCAAGGCCCGGTCCGACTACGAGGGACACGCCGCCGGGGCACTGCCCGGCGAGCGCGACAAGCCCGCCTCGGGCCCCGCGCAGCCGTACCACCCGCCGCAGGCCTACCCGACGTCCCAGAACGGGACGCAGGGCGGCCAGCAGCGCGGCGGCGGCTCGTCGTCCGCCGCGATCCGCCGGCCCCGCACAGGGGCCCGTACGACACCGCGTACGCGCAAGGCACGGCTGCGGGTGGCCAAGGCCGACCCGTGGTCGGTGATGAAGGTCAGCTTCCTGCTCTCCATCGCGCTGGGCGTGTGCACGGTGGTGGCGTCGGCGGTGCTGTGGATGGTCATGGACGCCATGGGCGTCTTCTCGTCGGTGGGCGGGACCATCAGCGAGGCCACCGGCTCCAACGAGTCCAACGGCTTCGACCTGCAGTCCTTCCTGTCACTGCCGCGCGTGCTGATCTTCACCTCGGTGATCGCGGTCATCGACGTGGTGCTCGCCACCGCGCTGGCGACGCTCGGCGCGTTCATCTACAACCTCTCGGCCGGTTTCGTGGGCGGCATCGAGCTCACGCTGGCCGAGGACGAGTAA
- the dnaN gene encoding DNA polymerase III subunit beta — protein MKIRVERDVLAEAVAWVARSLPARPPAPVLAGLLLKAEDGALSFSSFDYEVSARVSVEAEVDEDGTVLVSGRLLADICRALPNRPVEISTDGVRATVVCGSSRFTLHTLPVEEYPALPQMPTATGTVPGEVFASAAAQVAIAAGRDDTLPVLTGVRIEIEGDTVTLASTDRYRFAVREFLWKPENPDASAVALVPAKTLLDTAKALTSGDTVTLALSGSGAGEGLIGFEGAGRRTTTRLLEGDLPKYRTLFPTEFNSVAVIETAPFVEAVKRVSLVAERNTPVRLSFEQGVLILEAGSSDDAQAVERVDANLEGDDISIAFNPTFLLDGLSAIDSPVAQLSFTTSTKPALLSGKPALDAEADDAYKYLIMPVRLSG, from the coding sequence GTGAAGATCCGGGTGGAGCGCGATGTTCTCGCGGAGGCGGTGGCGTGGGTGGCCCGCAGCCTCCCGGCCCGTCCGCCCGCGCCCGTCCTCGCGGGCCTTCTTCTGAAGGCTGAGGACGGCGCCCTCAGCTTCTCCAGCTTCGACTACGAGGTCTCGGCGCGGGTCTCGGTCGAGGCCGAGGTCGACGAGGACGGCACGGTGCTCGTCTCCGGCCGCCTGCTCGCCGACATCTGCCGTGCCCTGCCCAACCGCCCGGTGGAGATTTCCACAGACGGTGTACGGGCGACGGTGGTCTGCGGCTCCTCCCGCTTCACCCTCCACACCCTGCCTGTGGAGGAGTACCCGGCGCTGCCGCAGATGCCGACCGCCACCGGCACCGTTCCCGGTGAGGTCTTCGCCTCCGCCGCCGCCCAGGTCGCCATCGCCGCCGGGCGCGACGACACCCTGCCCGTGCTGACCGGCGTCCGGATCGAGATCGAGGGCGACACGGTCACCCTGGCCTCGACCGACCGCTACCGCTTCGCGGTCCGCGAGTTCCTGTGGAAGCCGGAGAACCCGGACGCCTCCGCGGTCGCCCTGGTGCCCGCCAAGACGCTCCTGGACACCGCCAAGGCCCTGACCAGCGGTGACACGGTCACGCTCGCCCTGTCGGGCTCGGGCGCCGGTGAGGGCCTGATCGGCTTCGAGGGCGCCGGCCGCCGCACCACCACCCGGCTGCTCGAAGGCGACCTGCCGAAGTACCGGACGCTGTTCCCGACCGAGTTCAACTCGGTGGCGGTGATCGAGACCGCCCCCTTCGTCGAGGCCGTCAAGCGCGTCTCCCTGGTCGCCGAGCGCAACACGCCGGTCCGCCTCAGCTTCGAGCAGGGCGTGCTCATCCTGGAGGCCGGTTCCAGCGACGACGCACAGGCTGTGGAAAGGGTCGACGCCAACCTGGAGGGCGACGACATCTCGATCGCCTTCAACCCGACCTTCCTGCTCGACGGCCTGAGCGCCATCGACTCCCCGGTCGCCCAGCTCTCCTTCACCACGTCGACCAAGCCGGCGCTGCTGAGCGGCAAGCCCGCGCTCGACGCCGAGGCGGACGACGCGTACAAGTACCTGATCATGCCGGTGCGTCTCTCCGGCTGA